In Mercurialis annua linkage group LG6, ddMerAnnu1.2, whole genome shotgun sequence, the following are encoded in one genomic region:
- the LOC126687801 gene encoding protein MAIN-LIKE 2-like, producing MVIHDDANFNNMEKEKNNNISLNVAVFDLLISVGKPRESDDFESSEDEASEKIYISKRKKGAGGRFVGDSSSGSNRRPEEVDVWTVTGPVPGGPEDDTVIPSFLGHVASRLWDGADRGVLKCQTRHGALKKLRQWYETASEEVKVLIDGTEISHLPFIMFDHLDIPLLSAFVERWQPDTNSFHMPFGEMTITLHDVWHILRIPVAGAMVSGQPNKAQLMAYCVQILGISPEDLVSKTSKHFAQGGVLIESIISLCRHGRTAEVEAIAWIWLTLGCTLFTDKSGHRIRPATIWEVREGVTDTSTVSWGSATLAYLYRQLGISSRGDCSGLTGCLTLLQTWIYEYFPCFRPQRERLLIESHLPRASSWSATASDCSATRLRSLRARLDTLTAEEITWLPFGGEPAASVEHTAYYGWIAYRDIVEPYMPSRVLRQLGYVQTVPVPICRPIGAVRSWKSLKYSVDMSVTIAVDMWNAFPVMYKLPLMGFEEAHVIAGGCHPVYLDWFERHSHPRILPGRDLPRRHPPRSNNDYVSFHFII from the exons AGAGTCTGATGATTTTGAGAGCTCAGAGGACGAGGCAagtgaaaaaatttacatttctaaACGGAAAAAGGGTGCAGGTGGTCGGTTCGTTGGCGACTCGTCATcag GGTCGAACAGACGACCTGAAGAGGTTGACGTGTGGACCGTTACTGGTCCAGTACCTGGTGGACCCGAGGATGACACTGTTATTCCTAGTTTTCTCGGGCATGTCGCTTCTCGGCTATGGGATGGGGCGGACAGAGGCGTGCTGAAGTGTCAGACTAGACATGGAGCTCTGAAGAAGCTGAGACAGTGGTATGAGACGGCCTCAGAGGAGGTTAAGGTGCTGATAGACGGGACTGAGATATCACATCTCCCGTTTATCATGTTTGATCATCTGGATATCCCGCTCCTTTCTGCATTTGTGGAGCGATGGCAGCCAGATACAAACTCTTTTCACATGCCATTCGGGGAGATGACCATCACATTACATGACGTGTGGCATATTCTTCGGATTCCAGTTGCTGGGGCTATGGTTTCAG GTCAGCCGAATAAGGCTCAGCTGATGGCTTACTGCGTACAGATTTTAGGTATTTCACCAGAGGATCTGGTGAGTAAGACGAGCAAGCATTTTGCCCAGGGAGGTGTGCTGATTGAGTCGATCATCAGCTTATGTAGGCATGGCCGTACTGCAGAGGTGGAGGCAATAGCCTGGATCTGGTTGACGTTAGGTTGCACTCTATTCACTGACAAGAGTGGCCATCGGATTAGACCTGCAACCATATGGGAGGTGCGGGAAGGAGTCACAGATACGAGTACAGTTTCCTGGGGATCAGCTACACTAGCTTATCTCTATCGGCAGCTTGGAATCTCATCGAGAGGAGACTGCTCCGGTTTGACTGGGTGTCTGACACTGCTGCAGACATGGATTTATGAGTACTTTCCATGCTTCCGGCCCCAGCGAGAGCGGCTGTTGATCGAGTCTCATCTTCCTCGAGCTTCTAGCTGGAGTGCTACTGCGTCAGATTGCTCAGCCACCCGACTTCGGTCCTTGCGAGCTCGTTTGGACACGCTGACTGCTGAGGAG ATCACATGGCTCCCTTTTGGCGGCGAGCCTGCTGCCAGCGTAGAGCACACTGCATATTATGGCTGGATAGCGTACCGGGACATTGTCGAGCCGTACATGCCGTCTAGGGTGCTGCGACAGCTGGGTTATGTGCAGACTGTACCTGTGCCAATTTGTCGGCCAATAGGGGCTGTTAGGTCCTGGAAGTCACTCAAGTACTCTGTGGACATGAGTGTGACGATTGCGGTTGACATGTGGAACGCTTTTCCGGTCATGTACAAGCTGCCGTTAATGGGATTTGAGGAAGCCCACGTTATTGCTGGAGGATGCCATCCAGTGTACCTGGACTGGTTCGAGCGCCATTCGCACCCCCGTATCCTTCCTGGCAGAGATCTTCCACGACGACATCCTCCCCGCAGCAACAACGATTATGtaagttttcattttataatttag